From the Metamycoplasma hominis ATCC 23114 genome, one window contains:
- a CDS encoding ABC transporter permease, with product MTKYILQRIAFAILTLFIISIFVYVLVAAFGNNPVNDLAQAQFQASKKSGLTYTEILHKLEIENGLRYKDNPDILVPIIVRYGNYMKNIFTKGDFGFLYNPANNPNSALYTNMVKLFFTPLQYSLIITVPTFFISSILGIAIGVIAGYKRGKWFDVSSNVFVLIFVAIPSFILAPIVITISVALGISSVVPRPGEQSFGVMFVSYLPPIFVMSITSLAGYVTYTRNQVITVLTSNFVLIAKTKGLSSSQIFFKYVLRNISIPLFSLVFGSFIGLLSGSIIIEQYWQVPGTSQIIVNAFPTGEINVVMFSTLFFTFISLIADIIIDVSYAILDPKIKYSTNSKRNYWLFFLAYRERSKLAKDLFKSQLINKASQNTTVKGDN from the coding sequence ATGACAAAATATATTTTACAAAGAATAGCGTTTGCTATTCTTACTCTATTTATTATCTCTATTTTCGTTTATGTGCTAGTTGCTGCATTTGGAAACAATCCAGTTAATGACTTAGCACAAGCACAATTTCAAGCAAGCAAAAAATCAGGATTAACATATACTGAAATATTGCATAAACTTGAAATTGAAAACGGATTAAGATATAAAGATAACCCGGACATTTTAGTTCCTATAATTGTTAGATACGGCAATTATATGAAAAACATTTTTACGAAGGGCGATTTTGGATTTTTATATAATCCAGCTAACAACCCAAACTCTGCTTTATATACAAATATGGTAAAACTATTCTTTACCCCCTTACAATATTCATTAATAATCACTGTTCCAACATTCTTTATTAGTTCAATATTGGGTATTGCAATAGGTGTCATTGCTGGATATAAGCGTGGAAAATGATTTGATGTGTCTTCAAATGTTTTTGTATTAATATTTGTTGCTATACCATCATTTATATTGGCTCCTATTGTAATAACTATTTCGGTGGCATTAGGAATTTCTAGCGTTGTGCCTAGACCTGGTGAACAATCATTTGGAGTAATGTTTGTTTCTTATTTACCTCCTATATTTGTTATGTCAATAACCTCATTAGCAGGTTATGTAACATATACAAGAAATCAAGTTATTACAGTATTAACATCAAATTTCGTTTTAATAGCTAAAACAAAAGGATTGAGTTCTTCACAAATTTTCTTTAAATATGTTTTAAGAAATATTTCAATTCCTTTATTTAGCTTAGTTTTTGGGTCATTTATTGGTCTACTATCAGGATCAATAATTATTGAACAATATTGACAAGTACCAGGAACATCACAAATAATAGTTAATGCCTTCCCTACAGGAGAAATTAATGTTGTTATGTTCTCTACATTATTCTTTACATTTATATCGCTAATTGCCGATATTATTATTGACGTTTCATATGCAATATTAGATCCTAAGATTAAATATTCTACTAATAGCAAGAGAAACTATTGATTATTTTTCTTGGCATATAGAGAACGTTCTAAACTTGCAAAAGATTTGTTTAAATCACAATTAATAAACAAAGCAAGTCAAAATACAACTGTTAAAGGAGATAACTAA
- a CDS encoding ABC transporter permease, producing the protein MNINEVKAFNKEYKINTELEKKFKFVAPEDRIVISSVAGKPKKLGIEILKRFFTKPVVLIALAVFIIILLLSILVPANGISYYKPNDPISDNAFVKNLPPASSPIVTQALESNDPVFKFYQFVLNRSETDPVYKARMAFFLNGFQAKVNDIGIYVAKYNAYDLVVANYINGIISKNQITDAEYLKIFNEQKNFYSHVLLGTSSIGYDIWTTAWYATWRAIKIALIVVILEAIIGISIGAFLGFYAGKLIDTIIMRVIEIFLAPPTLIWILLFVSIIGANEWSLVLTLTIVGWPGFVGITRMFIITVKDEEFIIAAKAIGVGTPRRIFVHALPTIIGKIANNIVRSVPGVILWIASLAFLGFFKEKKDTNLGQMLIEASQEVGSNIWIIALPTIILLFLSLSLNFIALGVHDALDPRVMNKGKGK; encoded by the coding sequence ATGAATATAAATGAAGTTAAAGCCTTTAACAAAGAATATAAAATTAATACTGAATTAGAGAAAAAATTTAAATTTGTTGCACCAGAAGATAGAATAGTAATTTCTTCTGTTGCAGGTAAGCCTAAGAAATTAGGTATAGAAATTTTAAAGAGATTTTTTACTAAACCAGTAGTATTAATAGCACTAGCAGTATTTATAATTATTTTACTGTTATCTATATTAGTTCCTGCTAATGGAATTTCTTACTATAAACCAAACGATCCAATTTCAGATAATGCATTTGTAAAGAATTTACCTCCCGCATCTTCTCCAATTGTTACTCAAGCATTAGAATCAAATGATCCCGTATTCAAATTTTATCAATTTGTCTTAAATAGGTCAGAAACCGATCCTGTATATAAGGCTAGAATGGCATTTTTCTTAAATGGCTTTCAAGCAAAGGTTAATGATATTGGGATCTATGTTGCAAAATATAATGCTTATGATTTAGTAGTTGCTAATTACATAAATGGAATTATTTCTAAGAATCAAATAACAGATGCTGAATATTTAAAAATATTTAATGAACAAAAAAACTTCTATTCTCATGTTTTATTAGGAACATCATCAATAGGCTACGATATTTGAACTACTGCATGATATGCAACATGAAGGGCAATTAAAATTGCTTTAATAGTTGTAATATTGGAAGCAATTATTGGGATATCAATAGGAGCATTTTTAGGATTCTATGCTGGAAAATTAATTGATACCATTATAATGCGTGTTATTGAAATATTCCTAGCACCTCCTACATTAATATGAATCTTATTATTTGTTTCAATTATTGGAGCAAATGAATGGTCATTAGTTTTAACGTTAACAATAGTTGGATGACCAGGATTTGTTGGAATAACTAGAATGTTCATTATTACAGTAAAAGATGAAGAATTCATCATTGCTGCAAAAGCAATTGGAGTTGGTACACCAAGAAGAATTTTCGTTCATGCATTACCAACTATAATTGGAAAAATTGCAAATAATATAGTAAGATCAGTACCAGGTGTTATTCTATGAATAGCATCACTAGCATTCCTTGGATTCTTTAAAGAAAAGAAGGATACTAACTTAGGACAAATGTTAATTGAAGCTTCACAAGAAGTTGGCTCAAATATTTGGATTATTGCTTTGCCTACAATTATTTTATTGTTTTTATCATTATCATTGAATTTCATTGCTCTAGGTGTGCATGATGCACTTGACCCACGTGTAATGAACAAAGGAAAAGGTAAGTAA
- a CDS encoding ABC transporter ATP-binding protein: MAKIINKHDNLDKNNSDTIKHQKINKSTRVLDSIRVEPLKNNQILKVRNLHVSFPQGHKKSIHIVRGVDLDVHRGEIIGLVGESGSGKSVTSKTLINVNESGIISADQIQIGKYELTNIKKQKYWQYIRGQKIGYIPQDPLTSLNPTRTVGKQLLDALNNNEDWKNSTYTEKKNYLIGLLKTFGLRSAEKIFYAYPHTLSGGMKQRIVITMVVALKPELIIADEPTTALDPTVQASVLALFEDIRQKMGISIILISHNISVIAKFCDYIYVMYAGRIVEKGTKQEIFTNPAHPYTWALISAIPESKDEKLYTIQGTPPDMANLPLGDPFVYRNDYALEIDYLKEPPLIPITETHAAATWLLSPEAPKIEKSKELQKRLDLFKKAFNNE; the protein is encoded by the coding sequence ATGGCAAAAATTATTAATAAACACGACAATTTAGACAAAAACAACTCAGATACTATAAAACATCAAAAAATTAATAAAAGTACCAGAGTTTTAGATTCAATTCGTGTTGAACCTCTAAAAAATAATCAAATATTAAAAGTTAGAAATTTGCATGTTAGTTTCCCTCAAGGTCATAAGAAAAGTATCCATATTGTTAGAGGTGTTGATTTAGATGTCCATAGAGGTGAAATAATTGGCCTCGTTGGAGAATCTGGTTCTGGCAAGTCAGTAACTTCAAAAACCTTAATTAATGTTAATGAATCAGGTATTATAAGTGCTGATCAAATTCAAATTGGCAAATATGAACTAACAAATATTAAAAAACAAAAATATTGACAATATATAAGGGGACAAAAAATTGGTTATATTCCACAAGACCCCTTAACTAGTTTAAATCCAACAAGAACAGTTGGAAAGCAATTATTAGATGCATTAAATAATAATGAAGATTGAAAAAACTCAACTTATACTGAAAAGAAAAATTATTTAATTGGTTTATTAAAAACATTTGGATTGCGTTCGGCTGAAAAAATATTTTATGCATACCCTCACACTCTATCAGGGGGTATGAAACAAAGAATTGTTATTACAATGGTTGTTGCTTTAAAGCCAGAATTAATAATTGCTGATGAACCAACAACAGCATTAGACCCAACAGTTCAAGCCAGCGTTTTGGCATTATTTGAAGATATTAGACAAAAAATGGGAATTTCAATAATTTTAATAAGTCACAATATATCTGTTATTGCAAAATTTTGTGATTACATTTATGTTATGTATGCTGGTAGAATTGTTGAAAAAGGAACCAAACAAGAAATCTTTACAAATCCTGCCCACCCATATACTTGAGCATTAATTTCGGCCATACCTGAATCAAAAGATGAAAAACTATACACCATTCAAGGAACCCCTCCTGATATGGCAAATTTACCTCTTGGTGATCCATTTGTATACCGTAATGACTACGCATTAGAAATAGACTATTTAAAAGAACCTCCTCTAATTCCAATTACTGAAACCCATGCTGCCGCAACATGATTATTATCTCCTGAAGCACCAAAAATTGAAAAATCAAAAGAATTACAAAAACGTTTAGACTTATTTAAGAAGGCATTTAACAATGAATAA
- a CDS encoding ATP-binding cassette domain-containing protein — translation MNNKNFKDKKVILSIDNLKKYFVNQGMINKAVDGVSFDVHEGEIVGLIGESGSGKTTVGSTILRLYDDYNGFVRLEDKIISGKRISESLNRFLRKNVQMIFQDPHASLNSQQNIYSILKEPLLVNGVMKDKIKDIFKDWLNVKKNFKYTFQIEAMRLELQNYLEINKLAEPLFKKWTENLNKLEFNFDISREDNFSLFFGYLEEKQNVESIIINNMYANVDRLIKFYYETQRKYRNKELPGPQIALNEKEEKLKYIKCLSKTSKIAYEASLELKEVKKQIFNLRHKIEKISSESKNTFANYIHESKNEKSLIDIARLMSCDLDFYSYNLKSELLMNKRGQVLAKIKPFNKFLGFNNIKKLINELDEYINEFYKTKLAPLPYSKTLKSDIKNVLEKDFDFKFDEYTKISELEKQKLDSELKQLLSREVEIKKVIKENPNPEITSEQLQEAKNDLELGKQAYLEGRSKYLISYKAELESLYKNLEEQKKFYLELRKQQDYCNNKYKELKQKFFEYVEQLRQKEKDKILLKIAELKQNQDKSNKDKKSLAKLQSKLKSIKVQYNTILKMYHSDISLKEDTLKSFDIERKYLDKDINNIYVLLGIDHKWVETNLKTADAMAGVDAKHMKWVWRKRYFDSKVSYPIAKLLISSILYKTIIYKALEDVGLLKQFAYRYPHEFSGGQLQRIVIARALIVEPQVIVADEPIASLDISIQAQVVNLLKELCIKKNIGLIFIAHDLSMIEYVADEVQIMHLGKIVESGKTEAIYANPIHPYTINLFKAIPKISNANEKFQNVSFALDYLDEQKFPNVPETFKVGEDHYVYGTASQLKQWTHNAKLEKEHKEL, via the coding sequence ATGAATAATAAAAATTTTAAAGATAAAAAAGTTATCTTATCGATAGATAATCTAAAAAAATACTTCGTTAATCAAGGAATGATAAATAAGGCTGTTGATGGAGTTTCTTTTGATGTACATGAAGGAGAAATAGTTGGTTTAATTGGAGAATCAGGTTCAGGTAAAACAACCGTTGGTTCAACAATACTTAGACTATATGATGATTACAATGGATTTGTAAGATTAGAAGACAAAATAATTTCAGGTAAGCGCATTAGTGAATCCTTAAATCGTTTTTTAAGAAAAAATGTACAAATGATTTTCCAAGATCCTCATGCTTCATTAAATAGTCAACAAAATATTTATTCAATTTTAAAAGAACCTTTATTAGTTAATGGAGTAATGAAGGACAAAATTAAAGATATTTTTAAAGATTGATTAAATGTTAAAAAGAATTTTAAATACACATTTCAAATCGAAGCAATGAGATTGGAATTACAAAATTATTTAGAAATTAACAAATTAGCTGAACCTTTATTTAAAAAGTGAACAGAAAACCTAAATAAGCTAGAATTCAATTTTGACATTTCTAGAGAAGATAACTTTAGCTTATTCTTTGGATATTTAGAAGAAAAGCAAAACGTTGAAAGCATTATTATTAATAATATGTATGCAAATGTTGATAGGTTAATTAAATTTTATTATGAAACACAACGTAAATATCGTAATAAAGAATTACCTGGCCCACAAATTGCTTTAAATGAAAAAGAAGAAAAATTAAAATACATTAAATGTTTAAGCAAGACTTCAAAGATTGCTTATGAAGCTTCACTTGAATTAAAAGAAGTTAAAAAACAAATATTTAATTTAAGACATAAAATTGAAAAAATATCTTCTGAAAGCAAGAATACATTTGCAAACTATATTCATGAATCAAAAAATGAAAAGAGTTTAATTGACATAGCAAGATTAATGTCATGTGATTTAGACTTTTATTCATATAATTTAAAAAGTGAATTGTTGATGAATAAAAGGGGTCAAGTATTAGCAAAAATAAAACCATTTAATAAATTCCTAGGATTTAATAATATAAAGAAGTTAATTAATGAACTAGATGAATATATTAATGAATTTTATAAAACAAAATTAGCCCCATTGCCATATTCAAAAACATTGAAATCTGACATTAAAAATGTTTTAGAAAAAGACTTTGATTTTAAATTCGATGAATATACTAAAATATCAGAATTAGAAAAACAAAAGTTAGATTCAGAATTAAAACAATTACTATCAAGAGAAGTTGAAATTAAAAAAGTAATAAAAGAAAATCCAAATCCTGAAATTACTTCAGAACAACTTCAAGAAGCCAAAAACGATCTAGAATTAGGAAAACAAGCATATCTTGAAGGCAGATCTAAATATTTAATTTCATATAAAGCTGAACTTGAAAGCTTGTATAAAAATCTTGAAGAACAAAAGAAATTCTATCTTGAATTGCGCAAGCAACAAGATTATTGCAATAACAAATATAAAGAATTGAAACAAAAATTCTTTGAATATGTTGAACAATTACGTCAAAAAGAAAAAGATAAGATTTTATTAAAAATAGCTGAATTAAAACAAAATCAAGACAAATCAAACAAAGATAAAAAGTCATTAGCAAAATTACAAAGCAAATTAAAATCAATTAAGGTTCAATACAATACAATATTAAAAATGTACCATTCAGATATTTCATTAAAAGAAGATACATTGAAATCATTTGATATTGAAAGAAAATATCTTGATAAAGATATAAATAATATTTATGTTTTATTAGGAATTGACCACAAGTGAGTAGAAACTAATTTAAAAACAGCTGATGCTATGGCTGGAGTTGACGCTAAACATATGAAGTGGGTATGACGTAAAAGATATTTTGATAGTAAAGTTTCATATCCTATTGCAAAATTATTAATTTCTTCAATATTGTATAAAACAATAATTTATAAAGCATTGGAAGATGTTGGATTATTAAAACAATTTGCTTATCGTTATCCTCATGAATTTAGTGGGGGTCAATTGCAAAGAATTGTTATTGCAAGAGCATTGATAGTTGAACCTCAAGTTATTGTGGCCGATGAACCTATTGCCTCACTAGATATATCAATTCAAGCACAAGTTGTTAACTTGCTAAAAGAATTATGTATTAAAAAGAACATCGGTCTTATATTCATAGCACACGACCTTTCAATGATTGAATATGTTGCTGATGAAGTTCAAATAATGCACCTTGGAAAAATTGTTGAAAGTGGAAAAACCGAAGCAATATATGCAAATCCAATTCACCCATATACAATAAACTTATTTAAAGCTATTCCTAAAATTTCTAATGCTAATGAAAAATTCCAAAATGTTTCATTTGCTTTAGATTACTTAGATGAACAAAAATTCCCTAATGTTCCTGAAACATTTAAAGTTGGCGAAGATCACTATGTTTATGGAACTGCTAGTCAACTTAAACAATGAACACATAATGCAAAATTAGAGAAAGAACATAAAGAATTATAA
- a CDS encoding pseudouridine synthase: MEEKAKRIQKILSEQGICSRRKAEELILSGKILINNKIAKLGECVTINDEIKINNRIIKLNNNIANNFKYIVLNKPMNTICTASDPQNRKTIYEYLKAKERLFSIGRLDFNTTGIILITNDGEFANLLSHPSSEIPRIYIATLEREMLDGELNLLNSNHVLLNGKISKQKVTKLSAFKYEVLLYEGRNHHVKNLFLLVNNYVKKLHRKSFGCIDDSNLKIGQYRNLTSSEINKLLAYIKK, translated from the coding sequence ATGGAAGAAAAAGCAAAACGAATTCAAAAAATTTTAAGTGAGCAAGGCATTTGTTCTAGAAGAAAAGCAGAAGAATTAATTTTATCGGGGAAGATTTTAATAAATAATAAAATTGCAAAATTAGGCGAATGTGTAACTATAAATGACGAAATTAAAATAAACAATAGAATTATCAAATTAAATAATAATATTGCAAATAATTTTAAATACATTGTTTTAAATAAACCCATGAATACAATTTGTACAGCAAGTGATCCTCAAAATAGAAAAACAATTTACGAATATCTCAAAGCAAAAGAACGCTTATTTTCAATAGGAAGATTAGACTTTAATACAACAGGAATTATATTAATCACAAACGATGGAGAATTTGCTAATTTATTAAGCCATCCTTCTTCTGAAATTCCTAGAATTTATATTGCTACATTAGAACGTGAAATGCTTGATGGTGAATTAAACTTATTAAATTCAAATCACGTATTATTAAATGGCAAAATTTCAAAACAAAAAGTTACAAAATTAAGTGCTTTTAAATATGAAGTTCTGCTATATGAAGGCAGAAACCATCACGTTAAAAATTTATTTTTGTTAGTAAATAATTATGTTAAAAAATTACATAGAAAATCTTTTGGATGCATTGATGATAGTAATTTAAAAATAGGTCAATATAGAAATTTAACTTCAAGCGAAATTAATAAATTATTAGCTTATATAAAGAAATAA
- a CDS encoding MHO_1590 family protein, with translation MIAKKKKIIFGLSLGLACAVGAGALVGVYFLASSNSNKKANNLDNKKVNKKDSTNNNSDNKNINSGNENEKDNTIDGQNEDSKIEDSNEDGQANDDDKKLKPETKPKPIIKTEINWREIFPDVKTSDYYNQLNFKDGQGFIDKEMITYIIKDILNRMTILDGNVSYAYKQENDQNLYIAFKWENKSQKSNITYKFSVNRI, from the coding sequence TTGATTGCAAAAAAGAAAAAAATAATTTTCGGTTTATCTCTTGGATTAGCTTGTGCCGTTGGCGCTGGTGCATTAGTTGGAGTTTATTTTTTAGCATCTTCTAATTCAAATAAAAAAGCTAATAATCTAGACAATAAAAAGGTTAACAAAAAAGATTCAACAAATAACAATAGTGACAACAAAAACATTAATTCTGGCAATGAAAATGAAAAAGATAACACTATTGATGGCCAAAACGAAGATAGTAAAATTGAAGATTCTAATGAAGATGGCCAAGCGAATGATGACGATAAAAAGCTTAAACCAGAAACAAAGCCAAAGCCAATTATAAAAACAGAGATTAATTGAAGAGAAATATTTCCTGATGTTAAAACTTCAGATTATTACAATCAATTAAATTTTAAAGATGGCCAAGGATTTATTGACAAAGAAATGATTACTTATATAATAAAGGATATTTTAAATAGGATGACTATTTTAGATGGCAATGTTTCTTATGCTTATAAACAAGAGAATGATCAAAATTTATATATTGCTTTTAAATGAGAAAATAAAAGTCAAAAATCTAATATAACTTATAAATTTAGTGTTAATAGAATATAA
- a CDS encoding acyl carrier protein, with translation MESEKIIINAIKKLTKTKFNKETFIRDLNIDSLDLVILVSDLEEAYNIKISDEELLSLKTINDIIELFDKKTNK, from the coding sequence ATGGAATCTGAAAAAATTATAATTAATGCTATTAAAAAACTAACTAAAACAAAATTTAATAAAGAAACTTTTATTCGTGATTTAAATATTGATAGTTTAGATTTGGTTATACTTGTTAGTGATTTAGAAGAGGCTTACAATATAAAAATAAGTGATGAAGAATTGCTTTCATTAAAGACCATAAATGATATTATTGAATTATTTGATAAAAAAACGAATAAATAA